Proteins encoded by one window of Salvia splendens isolate huo1 chromosome 7, SspV2, whole genome shotgun sequence:
- the LOC121741960 gene encoding R3H domain-containing protein 2-like: MEGSGASSLGSVEDGPESWEVADVEEGMRRLMHSSRKESSSINSNKQEERVEESAPALGVLEDLINTVDQFLREAIQNPRERLSVLRMEQDVEKFIRDPTREQMEFQQLPTSYLRLAAHRVAQHYSLQSMVLLDNSLIDGSGSKIIVRKTSNIRLPLIRLADIPVNLPNEDSGAVKVAIKQRPQKGHLNNSNSNAHSEKSNSAKSVEERKEEYNRARARIFSSNSSMRSYAARQGSDGRIHDNFQHGSLGLTKAEERGGGSDGVIARSLSESSTSSSRLPKSRTEREPIGRPKTNSRVAVFRDREVERKDPDYDRNYDRYLQRFDPAFGFSGSPYPIQPMYAPAVNYNTEFPQLGSGHRPPISSEHQPMHLPQHIPGTWIAPSPPAGIGYGHAEMPPFNSGHVNAPPNSGFYLRSPQYPCQRPGMPYLHPLDPVHQPFSQSHQQQPDASFRLALPR; the protein is encoded by the exons ATGGAAGGCTCCGGAGCGTCATCGCTGGGCTCTGTGGAGGACGGCCCGGAGTCGTGGGAGGTTGCTGACGTGGAGGAGGGCATGCGCCGCCTCATGCACTCCTCCAGAAAGGAGTCTTCTAGTATCAACTCCAACAAGCAGGAGGAGAGAGTTGAGGAATCCGCACCGGCTTTGGGTGTTTTGGAGGATTTGATCAACACAGTAGATCAGTTTCTGCGGGAAGCTATACAAAATCCTCGTGAGCGGCTCTCTG TGTTGAGAATGGAGCAGGATGTGGAGAAGTTCATTCGGGACCCTACAAGGGAGCAGATGGAATTCCAACAGTTGCCCACTTCTTATTTACGCTTGGCTGCTCACCGTGTTGCACAGCACTACTCACTGCAGTCCATGGTTTTGTTGGATAATAGCCTTATAGATGGTTCTGGCTCCAAAATCATTGTTCGCAAGACTTCTAATATTCGACTTCCTTTGATTCGTCTTGCTGACATCCCTGTAAATCTACCTAATGAAGACTCTGGTGCGGTTAAGGTTGCAATCAAGCAGAGGCCACAAAAAGGGCATCTAAATAATAGCAATTCGAATGCGCATTCTGAAAAATCAAACAGTGCAAAAAGTGTTGAAGAAAGAAAGGAGGAATACAATAGGGCTAGGGCTCGGATATTTAGTTCGAACAGCTCTATGCGGAGTTATGCTGCAAGACAGGGAAGTGATGGCAGGATTCATGATAATTTCCAGCATGGTTCCTTAGGACTAACCAAGGCAGAAGAGAGAGGTGGTGGATCCGATGGGGTTATTGCCAGAAGCTTGTCCGAGTCTTCGACATCTAGCAGTAGGTTACCTAAGAGTAGGACAGAGAGAGAACCAATTGGAAGACCAAAGACAAATAGTCGGGTGGCGGTCTTTAGGGACCGCGAAGTTGAACGGAAAGATCCTGACTATGACAGGAACTATGACAG ATACTTGCAGAGGTTTGATCCTGCCTTTGGATTTAGTGGAAGTCCGTACCCCATTCAGCCTATGTATGCACCTGCAGTGAATTACAACACTGAATTCCCACAGCTTGGATCTGGTCACCGACCCCCAATTTCTTCAGAGCACCAACCCATGCATCTTCCTCAACACATACCAGGGACGTGGATTGCTCCATCTCCTCCAGCTGGCATTGGATATGGTCATGCAGAAATGCCTCCTTTTAACTCTGGTCATGTAAATGCCCCACCAAACTCTGGTTTTTATTTACGTTCTCCCCAATACCCTTGTCAACGACCTGGAATGCCATATCTCCATCCTCTTGATCCAGTTCACCAGCCTTTTTCACAG TCTCATCAGCAACAACCTGATGCAAGTTTCAGATTAGCCCTGCCCCGGTGA
- the LOC121741961 gene encoding pre-mRNA-splicing factor cwc22-like has protein sequence MNGVLERLRGILHEGDIDKRVQFLIEGLFALRKAAKFQIMHPELDLVEQDDQFTHQVSLLDEIDGDSGLDVFQPDPQFVENEKMYEDLKKQILPENEDDEDQIADSVDSDEEEEEDEEQIKDQTGTDLVNLRRTIYLTIKSSLDFEEAGHKLLKIGISGLEMELCVMLLECCGEQTTYLRYYGLLGQRWCLTNRIHQENFEKCFADQYSMIHRLDTVKLRNVAKLFPHLLATDALQWRILDCIQLTEEETTSLSRIFLKILLQELSDHLGIRLLNQRLSQDSFESIFPKDSPKNTRFAIKFFTSIGLGGITENLREYLKNMQNEGKQKKRKINV, from the exons ATGAATG GTGTGCTTGAGAGGTTGCGAGGGATTCTTCACGAAGGAGATATAGATAAGCGTGTCCAGTTCTTGATTGAAGGCCTCTTTGCGTTGCGGAAAGCAGCAAAGTTTCAGATTATGCATCCGGAACTGGACCTGGTGGAGCAGGATGACCAATTCACTCATCAAGTTTCTCTCTTGGATGAGATAGATGGTGACAGTGGTTTAGATGTGTTCCAGCCGGATCCCCAGTTCGTGGAGAATGAGAAGATGTACGAGGACCTAAAGAAGCAAATACTACCTGAAAACGAAGATGATGAAGATCAAATTGCAGATTCAGTGGATAgcgatgaggaagaggaagaggacgaGGAGCAGATAAAAGACCAGACCGGGACAGACTTGGTTAACCTCCGGAGAACCATCTATTTGACAATCAAGTCAAGTCTTGATTTTGAAGAAGCTGGACATAAGTTGTTGAAGATCGGCATATCTGGTCTGGAGATGGAGCTGTGCGTCATGCTTTTGGAGTGTTGCGGTGAGCAGACAACTTATCTCCGCTACTACGGACTCCTCGGGCAGAGGTGGTGTCTGACGAACAGAATCCACCAAGAGAACTTCGAAAAATGTTTTGCCGACCAGTACTCCATGATTCACCGGCTGGACACTGTTAAACTGAGAAATGTCGCAAAACTATTCCCTCATTTGCTGGCCACGGATGCGTTGCAGTGGCGCATCTTGGACTGCATTCAGTTAACCGAAGAGGAGACGACTTCTTTGTCTCGGATCTTCCTCAAGATTCTCTTGCAGGAGCTGTCCGACCACCTGGGAATTCGGTTGCTTAATCAACGCCTGAGTCAAGACTCGTTCGAGTCTATTTTTCCCAAGGACAGTCCGAAGAACACTAGGTTTGCTATCAAATTCTTCACTTCCATTGGACTTGGTGGGATCACAGAGAACCTGCGTGAGTATCTCAAGAACATGCAGAACGAAGGAAAGcagaagaaaaggaaaattaaTGTATAG